A region from the Vicia villosa cultivar HV-30 ecotype Madison, WI unplaced genomic scaffold, Vvil1.0 ctg.000175F_1_1, whole genome shotgun sequence genome encodes:
- the LOC131624959 gene encoding D-glycerate 3-kinase, chloroplastic-like produces MATLNVFSQTLHPTISSSFCCSSSSNSNYAYFCPNSNTSKFHFFSNSLLSSLSAPTFSHSSKTHYSKSGSGSSWLQSSSPSVSNEQKNGPVHSVFPSSPAQVSSVQDLYTFICSGPLLDKIGLTPENVAESIDKWLTYGRHLCRLFQLNELFLNEPQKVRLYHYYIPVFLWCESEIVQHQSKFKDGEDIPPLVIGFSAPQGCGKTTLVFALDYLFQMIGRKSATISIDDFYLTAEGQNKLREANPGNALLEFRGNAGSHDLPISVETLSALTKMSKEGIKMKLPRYDKSAFGGRGDRADPSTWPEIEGPLEVVLFEGWMLGFKPVPVEVVKSVDPQLEIINKNLEAYYDAWDKYIKSWIVIKIKDPSCVYQWRLQAEIAMREAGNPGMSDDEVNDFVSRYLPAYNAYLPTLYSQGPNGSDPQHLLTIEIDEKRNPILGA; encoded by the exons ATGGCTACTTTGAATGTTTTCTCTCAAACATTGCACCCTACAATCTCATCTTCTTTCTGttgctcttcttcttcaaattctaACTATGCTTATTTCTGTCCAAATTCTAACACTTCTAAGTTTCATTTCTTTTCCAATTCTCTTCTTTCTTCCCTTTCTGCCCCTACTTTTTCTCACTCTTCTAAGACCCATTACTCTAAATCAG GTAGTGGAAGTTCATGGCTGCAGAGTAGTTCGCCATCTGTCAGCAACGAGCAAAAGAACGGTCCTGTACATTCAGTATTTCCGTCATCGCCTGCTCAAGTTTCCTCTGTGCAAGACCTGTACACATTTATTTGCTCAGGACCTTTGCTTGACAAAATTGGTTTGACGCCAGAGAATGTGGCCGAGTCTATAGATAAGTGGTTAACCTACGGGCGACACCTATGTAGACTGTTTCAGCTTAATGAACTGTTCTTGAACGAGCCTCAAAAAGTTAGgctttatcattactatataccAGTTTTTCTCTGGTGCGAAAGTGAGATTGTTCAGCATCAGTCCAAATTCAAAGACGGAGAAGATATACCTCCTTTAGTG ATTGGATTTAGTGCTCCTCAAGGCTGTGGAAAGACGACCCTCGTCTTTGCTCTCGACTACCTTTTCCAAATGATTGGCAG GAAGTCTGCAACAATATCGATAGATGATTTTTACTTGACGGCTGAAGGCCAG AATAAACTACGAGAAGCTAATCCAGGAAATGCACTTCTTGAG TTTCGTGGAAATGCGGGAAGCCATGATCTTCCTATTTCTGTTGAAACGCTGTCGGCTTTAACCAAAATGTCGAAAGAAG GTATCAAGATGAAGTTACCAAGATATGATAAA TCTGCTTTCGGTGGAAGAGGTGACCGCGCTGATCCTTCAACATGGCCTGAAATTGAAGGGCCACTTGAA GTTGTGTTATTTGAAGGCTGGATGCTTGGTTTCAAGCCCGTTCCAGTTGAAGTTGTAAAATCGGTTGATCCTCAG CtagaaataataaataagaaCCTCGAAGCTTATTATGACGCGTGGGACAAATATATAAAGTCATGGATTGTCATTAAGATTAAGGATCCAAGCTGTGTCTACCAGTGGCGCTTGCAG GCTGAGATTGCAATGAGGGAGGCAGGCAATCCTGGAATGTCTGATGATGAG GTGAATGACTTTGTTTCGCGCTACCTGCCAGCTTACAACGCGTACCTTCCTACACTTTACTCGCAGGGTCCGAATGGATCAGATCCTCAGCATCTATTAACCATTGAAATTGATGAAAAGAGAAACCCGATCCTAGGTGCCTAG
- the LOC131624927 gene encoding cyclin-A2-4-like gives MRKSGIMKAGEVPSRLTRARAAALSATGQLPPLKKVAEESQKHPLRANSKRAVSDDTYLPHKKRAILHDVTNVRCEKSNRSCLNPTETQAKKRKLNKPAQPGVSKEVPLVADSKPVKLPEMRLRSSEDVTCSVKLEDNEPIRLSANHCATNNDLLHSQTSRVSAQPSISQKKASQTVAAEKGNISELLDVSKHPDVADIDADFEDPQLCSLYAADIYDHMRVAELSRRPNPNLMETVQQDITPSMRGILVDWLVEVSDGYKLQANTLYLTVYLIDWFLSKNFIERQKLQLLGITCMLIASKYEEINAPHVEDFCFITDNTYTKGQVLQMESLVLKSAAYQLFAPTTKTFLRRFLRAAQASYKRPSIELEYLANYLAELTLMSYGFLNFLPSMIAASAVFLARWTLDQSNHPWNPTLEHYASYKASDLKAAVLALQDLQLNSNDCPLTSIRMKYTQDNLKCVATLSSPKLLETMF, from the exons ATGAGGAAGAGTGGCATTATGAAAGCTGGAGAGGTTCCGAGTCGATTGACTCGTGCTCGAGCTGCTGCTTTAAGTGCAACTGGACAGTTGCCACCATTGAAGAAGGTGGCAGAAGAAAGTCAGAAGCATCCCTTAAGAGCCAATTCGAAAAGAGCGGTTTCAGATGATACGTATCTGCCGCATAAGAAGAGGGCGATTCTTCATGATGTCACGAACGTTCGCTGTGAGAAAAGTAATAGGAGCTGTTTAAATCCAACTGAAACTCAG GCTAAGAAAAGAAAGCTGAATAAGCCCGCTCAACCCGGTGTTTCAAAGGAGGTTCCATTAGTTGCTGACTCAAAACCGGTGAAATTACCTGAAATGCGGCTTAGATCATCAGAAGATGTCACATGTTCAGTTAAGTTGGAAGACAATGAACCGATTAGGCTGAGTGCCAACCACTGTGCTACAAATAACGATCTGCTTCACAGCCAGACATCTCGAGTATCTGCTCAGCCTTCGATTTCTCAAAAGAAag CTTCACAAACTGTTGCGGCCGAGAAAGGCAACATTTCTGAACTTTTGGATGTGTCAAAGCATCCAGATGTTGCTGACATAGATGCTGATTTTGAAGATCCTCAACTTTGCAGCCTCTATGCTGCAGATATATACGACCACATGCGTGTTGCTGAG CTGTCGAGAAGGCCTAATCCCAACTTAATGGAAACAGTACAACAAGATATCACTCCAAGCATGCGCGGTATACTGGTTGATTGGCTTGTAGAG GTTTCTGATGGATACAAATTGCAAGCAAATACTCTTTACCTCACTGTATATCTCATTGATTGGTTTCtctcaaaaaatttcattgaAAGACAGAAACTTCAGTTGCTCGGCATCACTTGCATGCTAATTGCCTC AAAGTATGAAGAAATTAACGCCCCCCATGTTGAAGACTTCTGCTTCATCACGGACAACACATACACAAAAGGCCAG GTACTACAGATGGAGTCTCTAGTGTTGAAGTCCGCTGCATATCAACTATTTGCTCCTACTACAAAAACTTTCCTCAG GAGATTTCTTCGAGCCGCACAAGCTTCTTACAAG AGACCGAGCATTGAGTTGGAGTACTTGGCGAATTACCTGGCGGAACTAACATTGATGAGCTATGGTTTCTTAAATTTCCTTCCTTCAATGATTGCTGCATCTGCGGTTTTCCTCGCAAGATGGACATTAGATCAGTCAAACCACCCATGG AATCCAACTCTTGAACACTATGCTTCTTACAAAGCATCAGATTTGAAAGCCGCGGTTCTTGCATTACAAGATCTACAACTGAATAGCAATGACTGTCCTTTAACCTCGATCCGCATGAAGTACACACAAGACAAT CTCAAATGTGTAGCAACTTTGTCTTCACCAAAATTGCTTGAAACAATgttttga